The Bombus terrestris chromosome 16, iyBomTerr1.2, whole genome shotgun sequence genome includes a region encoding these proteins:
- the LOC100651225 gene encoding coronin-1C-A, giving the protein MSFRVVRSSKFRHVYGTALKREQCYDNIRVSKSSWDSTFCAVNPKFLAIIVESAGGGAFIVLPHNKVGRIPADYPLVGGHKGPVLDIAWCPHNDNIIASGSEDCVVKVWQIPDGGISRTLTESVVDLQLHQRRVGLVLWHPTALNILLTAGSDNLVLIWNVGTGEAIVRIDCHPDMIYSACWNWDGSRVVTTCKDKKIRILDPRTGEILEEAIAHEGSKATRAIFLRGGLIFTTGFSKMSERQYSLRAPDMLGEPIVMVELDTSNGVMFPLYDSDTNLVYLCGKGDSVIRYFEITPEPPFVHYINTFQTPDPQRGIGMMPKRGCDVNSCEITRFYRLNNSGFCQVISMTVPRKSELFQEDLYPDTPGDTAAISAEEWENGTDADPILISLRDGYQPSVAKNELKVHKKSNILSKGAKVASSNSAQNTTQASAGITEELLKEFTEEIRKLKAVIVKHEGRIRVLESAVALQMKEDERKDKSSSPTDREVLASDEV; this is encoded by the exons ATGTCTTTCCGTGTGGTGCGCAGCAGCAAGTTCCGCCACGTGTACGGGACGGCTTTAAAACGTGAACAATGTTACGATAATATAAGGGTGTCGAAGTCCTCGTGGGATTCAACCTTTTGCGCCGTGAATCCAAAATTTCTCGCTATCATCGTAGAATCTGCAGGCGGTGGTGCTTTCATAGTCTTACCGCATAACAAA gtAGGTCGAATACCAGCAGATTATCCTTTAGTCGGTGGACACAAAGGTCCTGTATTAGACATTGCATGGTGTCCTCATAATGATAATATCATAGCATCAGGTTCCGAAGATTGCGTAGTTAAAGTATGGCAAATACCTGATGGTGGTATTTCTAGGACATTAACTGAATCTGTGGTAGATCTTCAGCTGCATCAGCGCAGAGTTGGCCTTGTATTATGGCATCCTACAGCATTAAACATATTGCTCACAGCTGGATCTGATAATCTTGTATTGATTTGGAATGTAGGCACAGGAGAAGCCATAGTACGAATAGATTGTCATCCAGATATGATTTATTCTGCATGTTGGAATTGGGATGGTTCCAGAGTAGTTACTACTTGTAAAGATAAAAAGATTCGAATTTTGGATCCAAGAACTGGAGAGATATTAGAAGAAGCCATTGCGCACGAAGGTAGTAAAGCAACTCGTGCAATCTTTCTCAG GGGAGGCTTGATATTTACCACAGGTTTCAGTAAAATGTCTGAGAGGCAATATTCCCTACGTGCTCCAGATATGTTAGGTGAACCTATAGTTATGGTCGAATTGGATACAAGTAACGGAGTTATGTTTCCTTTGTACGATTCCGACACGAATTTAGTGTATTTATGTGGGAAGGGTGACTCTGTGATTCGATATTTCGAAATTACCCCTGAACCTCCCTTTGTTCATTATATCAATACGTTTCAAACGCCTGATCCTCAACGAGGTATAGGAATGATGCCAAAACGAGGCTGTGATGTTAATAGCTGTGAAATAACTAGATTTTACCGGCTCAACAACTCAGGCTTTTGCCAGGTTATCTCTATGACTGTACCAAGAAAG TCAGAATTATTTCAAGAAGATTTGTATCCTGATACCCCCGGCGACACTGCTGCGATTTCTGCCGAAGAGTGGGAAAATGGAACCGATGCAGATCCCATATTGATCTCTCTGAGGGACGGTTATCAACCCTCAGTAGCCAAAAACGAATTGAAAGTGCATAAAAAGTCAAATATATTGAGCAAAGGAGCAAAAGTTGCCTCCTCGAATTCTGCACAAAATACTACACAAGCATCGGCAGGCATTACT GAAGAACTTTTAAAAGAATTTACGGAGGAAATACGAAAATTAAAAGCGGTGATTGTGAAACATGAGGGTAGGATACGGGTGCTTGAGTCCGCGGTTGCTCTTCAAATgaaagaagatgaaagaaaAGACAAGTCATCTTCACCCACTGATAGAGAAGTACTTGCATCTGACGAAGTGTAA
- the LOC100651738 gene encoding uncharacterized protein LOC100651738 isoform X2 has protein sequence MILSHLTHEQERINGITISIFQRYLFPNYPELGEKLFNYLHHAANVNTTHLSANSFKQQAEKFLSVMSDQTVLENYVKMYSDIKGDGSINPDGLKALLNISYSIAMDSSGTSPCIYKGQIIDSAVSSCFHGKHTLSVSYVSNWIWQHCPRLIYGPHRYIIHVLTTAYRNGKALLSKEQPQPHLEIPTPILEQPDSLCFPQVLLPMSYVWLLSSTLPECYLQTDDSPKDVTHALIAKRMGNVCPRHWTLLYNSSEHGTGANRFLYHVLGYRGPTLLFIRIANPDGDTSRPTYCICSAIEWRESHLYWGDEDSMGIELFPSYRVIEKGAKVLYLNTGIRGYPHGLRFGSNPRSPYISIDESFHSVSIAGAPYPIASLEVWGCGDMKLRERQLEIKKWQVKEAEKQRTVKLTAKDWKDHPDRYLLELAGRASYNESNK, from the exons ATG ATTTTGTCTCATTTAACTCACGAACAGGAACGTATAAATGGGATAACAATATCTATATTTCAACGCTATCTCTTTCCCAATTATCCAGAGTTAGgtgaaaaattattcaattatctCCATCATGCTGCCAATGTTAATACTACGCACTTGAGTGCCAATTCTTTCAAACAACAAGCAGAGAAGTTCCTTTCTGTAATGAGTGATCAAACTGTATTGGAGAATTATGTGAAGATGTATTCTGATATAAAAGGAGATGGAAGCATAAATCCTGATGGATTGAAGGCTTTATTGAACATTTCTTATAGTATTGCTATGGATAGTAGTGGAACCTCTCCCTGTATTTATAAAGGTCAAATAATCGATTCAGCTGTATCATCGTGT TTTCATGGCAAACATACTTTGTCTGTGAGTTATGTGAGCAACTGGATCTGGCAACATTGTCCACGTCTAATATATGGCCCTCATCGATATATAATACATGTACTAACAACTGCTTACAGAAATGGTAAAGCTCTTTTATCCAAAGAACAACCACAACCACATTTGGAGATACCAACACCTATATTGGAGCAACCAGATTCTTTATGTTTTCCCCAAGTTTTGTTACCTATGAGCTACGTGTGGTTATTATCAAGCACACTACCCGAATGTTATCTTCAG ACAGATGATTCACCAAAAGATGTTACTCATGCACTCATAGCTAAGAGAATGGGCAATGTGTGTCCTAGACACTGGACATTATTGTACAATAGCTCAGAACATGGAACAGGAGCTAATCGATTTCTTTACCATGTATTAGGATATAGAGGACCCACTCTTTTATTCATACGGATTGCTAATCCAGATGGAGATACTTCGCGTCCTACATACTGCATATGTTCAGCGATAGAATGGCGTGAAAGTCATCTGTATTGGGGCGACGAAGATTCGATGGGCATTGAATTGTTTCCTTCATATAGGGTTATTGAAAAGGGAGCTAAAGTATTATACTTGAATACTGGTATCAGAGGTTATCCTCATGGATTACGGTTCGGAAGTAATCCCCGCTCGCCGTATATTAGTATAGATGAATCATTCCATTCAGTCAGTATAGCAGGTGCACCTTATCCAATTGCTAGCTTAGAAGTTTGGGGTTGTGGAGATATGAAATTAAG gGAACGTCAATTGGAAATTAAAAAGTGGCAAGTGAAGGAAGCAGAAAAGCAGAGGACCGTTAAACTAACTGCTAAAGATTGGAAAGATCATCCTGATCGTTACTTACTTGAATTGGCGGGTAGGGCATCCTACAACGAATCAAATAAATAG
- the LOC100651738 gene encoding uncharacterized protein LOC100651738 isoform X1 — MGNQATRGGHVSTKKADAVVHVGDNANANNLSKSSSGTELESNSHMQFFPIESLAKILSHLTHEQERINGITISIFQRYLFPNYPELGEKLFNYLHHAANVNTTHLSANSFKQQAEKFLSVMSDQTVLENYVKMYSDIKGDGSINPDGLKALLNISYSIAMDSSGTSPCIYKGQIIDSAVSSCFHGKHTLSVSYVSNWIWQHCPRLIYGPHRYIIHVLTTAYRNGKALLSKEQPQPHLEIPTPILEQPDSLCFPQVLLPMSYVWLLSSTLPECYLQTDDSPKDVTHALIAKRMGNVCPRHWTLLYNSSEHGTGANRFLYHVLGYRGPTLLFIRIANPDGDTSRPTYCICSAIEWRESHLYWGDEDSMGIELFPSYRVIEKGAKVLYLNTGIRGYPHGLRFGSNPRSPYISIDESFHSVSIAGAPYPIASLEVWGCGDMKLRERQLEIKKWQVKEAEKQRTVKLTAKDWKDHPDRYLLELAGRASYNESNK; from the exons ATGGGTAATCAAGCAACACGTGGTGGACATGTATCCACCAAGAAGGCTGATGCTGTGGTTCATGTTGGTGATAATGCAAACGCAAACAATCTTTCGAAAAGTTCCTCAGGGACTGAATTAGAAAGTAATTCGCACATGCAGTTCTTTCCAATTGAAAGTCTAGCGAAG ATTTTGTCTCATTTAACTCACGAACAGGAACGTATAAATGGGATAACAATATCTATATTTCAACGCTATCTCTTTCCCAATTATCCAGAGTTAGgtgaaaaattattcaattatctCCATCATGCTGCCAATGTTAATACTACGCACTTGAGTGCCAATTCTTTCAAACAACAAGCAGAGAAGTTCCTTTCTGTAATGAGTGATCAAACTGTATTGGAGAATTATGTGAAGATGTATTCTGATATAAAAGGAGATGGAAGCATAAATCCTGATGGATTGAAGGCTTTATTGAACATTTCTTATAGTATTGCTATGGATAGTAGTGGAACCTCTCCCTGTATTTATAAAGGTCAAATAATCGATTCAGCTGTATCATCGTGT TTTCATGGCAAACATACTTTGTCTGTGAGTTATGTGAGCAACTGGATCTGGCAACATTGTCCACGTCTAATATATGGCCCTCATCGATATATAATACATGTACTAACAACTGCTTACAGAAATGGTAAAGCTCTTTTATCCAAAGAACAACCACAACCACATTTGGAGATACCAACACCTATATTGGAGCAACCAGATTCTTTATGTTTTCCCCAAGTTTTGTTACCTATGAGCTACGTGTGGTTATTATCAAGCACACTACCCGAATGTTATCTTCAG ACAGATGATTCACCAAAAGATGTTACTCATGCACTCATAGCTAAGAGAATGGGCAATGTGTGTCCTAGACACTGGACATTATTGTACAATAGCTCAGAACATGGAACAGGAGCTAATCGATTTCTTTACCATGTATTAGGATATAGAGGACCCACTCTTTTATTCATACGGATTGCTAATCCAGATGGAGATACTTCGCGTCCTACATACTGCATATGTTCAGCGATAGAATGGCGTGAAAGTCATCTGTATTGGGGCGACGAAGATTCGATGGGCATTGAATTGTTTCCTTCATATAGGGTTATTGAAAAGGGAGCTAAAGTATTATACTTGAATACTGGTATCAGAGGTTATCCTCATGGATTACGGTTCGGAAGTAATCCCCGCTCGCCGTATATTAGTATAGATGAATCATTCCATTCAGTCAGTATAGCAGGTGCACCTTATCCAATTGCTAGCTTAGAAGTTTGGGGTTGTGGAGATATGAAATTAAG gGAACGTCAATTGGAAATTAAAAAGTGGCAAGTGAAGGAAGCAGAAAAGCAGAGGACCGTTAAACTAACTGCTAAAGATTGGAAAGATCATCCTGATCGTTACTTACTTGAATTGGCGGGTAGGGCATCCTACAACGAATCAAATAAATAG
- the LOC100651622 gene encoding dnaJ homolog subfamily C member 7 isoform X1 — MSTIAQFKECFRHAKMQTAKELYSGKQYKEALKEYSELIELYPNTPLLYANRAACYMMLDKYPPALKDAKKCIELDPKVYKAYVRIIKCCLILGDIVQAETTLSKLLEIDPENKGITTEKKDLEYVKKFLKDADAAYNAKDYRKVVYCMDRCCDVSNRCTRFKLTKAECLVFLGRYQEAQEIANDILHLDKQNADAIYVRAMCLYFQDNIDRAFAHFQQVLRLAPDHAKALEIYKRAKNLKKKKEEGNAAYEMEQYLKAYQLYTEALTIDPQNIVTNAKLHFNKAMVAAKLNRLNESVTECTEALKLDEKYLKALLRRAASYMELKEYEKAVRDLEKAYKMDKSSDNKRLLMEAKLALKKSKRKDYYKILGIDKNASTDDIKKAYRKRAMVHHPDRHPNATEGEKKEQEKKFKEVGEAYGILSDPKKRSRYDSGHDIDDAEGGFQDIDPNVVFQTFFQHDGYQFRTDGYTFHFG, encoded by the exons ATGTCTACTATTGCACAGTTTAAAGA ATGTTTCAGACATGCAAAAATGCAAACTGCCAAAGAACTTTATAGTGGGAAACAATACAAAGAAGCATTAAAAGAGTACAGTGAACTTATTG aaTTATATCCAAATACACCACTACTTTATGCAAACAGAGCTGCATGTTACATGATGCTTGACAAATATCCTCCTGCCTTGAAAGATGCAAAGAAATGTATTGAATTGGATCCAAAAGTATACAAA GCTTATGtaagaattataaaatgttgCCTGATTTTGGGTGACATAGTTCAAGCTGAGACTACTTTATCTAAGTTATTAGAGATTGATCCCGAAAATAAAGGCATTACCACAGAGAAAAAAGACTTAGAATATGTGAAAAAATTTCTTAAAGATGCAGATGCTGCATATAATGCTAAAGATTATCGTAAG GTTGTATATTGTATGGATCGTTGCTGTGATGTGAGTAATCGTTGCACAAGATTTAAATTAACTAAAGCAGAATGTTTGGTATTCTTGGGGAGGTATCAGGAAGCACAGGAAATAGCAAA TGATATCTTACATCTTGATAAGCAAAATGCAGATGCTATATATGTTCGTGCTATGTGCCTATATTTCCAAGATAATATTGACAGAGCATTTGCACACTTCCAACAAGTACTTAGATTGGCTCCAGACCATGCTAAAGCATTAGAAATATATAAGCGAGctaagaatttgaaaaaaaaaaaggaagaaggaaatgcTGCTTATGAAATGGAACAATATTTGAAAGCATATCAATTATATACAGAAGCTTTGACTATAGATCCTCAAAATATAGTTACAAATGCAAAACTCCATTTTAATAAAGCAATGGTCGCAGCAAAg TTAAATCGATTAAATGAATCGGTAACAGAATGTACGGAAGCATTGAAACTCGATGAAAAGTATCTTAAAGCACTCTTGAGAAGAGCAGCTTCTTATATGGAGCTCAAAGAATATGAAAAAGCTGTTCGTGATCTTGAAAAAGCGTATAAAATGGATAAAAGTTCAG ATAACAAACGATTATTAATGGAAGCTAAGTTGGCATTAAAAAAATCAAAAAGGAAAGATTACTACAAAATTTTAGGTATTGATAAGAATGCATCTACTGATGATATCAAAAAAGCATATAGGAAACGAGCGATGGTACATCATCCTG ACCGACATCCTAACGCAAcggaaggagaaaagaaagaacaagaAAAGAAGTTTAAAGAAGTTGGAGAAGCCTATGGTATTCTATCTGATCCTAAGAAACGGTCGCGTTACGATAGTGGACACGACATTGATGATGCTGAAGGTGGATTCCAAG ATATCGATCCAAATGTAGTGTTTCAAACATTCTTTCAACATGATGGTTATCAATTTCGTACAGACGGTTATACTTTTCACTTTGGTTAA
- the LOC100651622 gene encoding dnaJ homolog subfamily C member 7 isoform X2, with translation MSTIAQFKEHAKMQTAKELYSGKQYKEALKEYSELIELYPNTPLLYANRAACYMMLDKYPPALKDAKKCIELDPKVYKAYVRIIKCCLILGDIVQAETTLSKLLEIDPENKGITTEKKDLEYVKKFLKDADAAYNAKDYRKVVYCMDRCCDVSNRCTRFKLTKAECLVFLGRYQEAQEIANDILHLDKQNADAIYVRAMCLYFQDNIDRAFAHFQQVLRLAPDHAKALEIYKRAKNLKKKKEEGNAAYEMEQYLKAYQLYTEALTIDPQNIVTNAKLHFNKAMVAAKLNRLNESVTECTEALKLDEKYLKALLRRAASYMELKEYEKAVRDLEKAYKMDKSSDNKRLLMEAKLALKKSKRKDYYKILGIDKNASTDDIKKAYRKRAMVHHPDRHPNATEGEKKEQEKKFKEVGEAYGILSDPKKRSRYDSGHDIDDAEGGFQDIDPNVVFQTFFQHDGYQFRTDGYTFHFG, from the exons ATGTCTACTATTGCACAGTTTAAAGA ACATGCAAAAATGCAAACTGCCAAAGAACTTTATAGTGGGAAACAATACAAAGAAGCATTAAAAGAGTACAGTGAACTTATTG aaTTATATCCAAATACACCACTACTTTATGCAAACAGAGCTGCATGTTACATGATGCTTGACAAATATCCTCCTGCCTTGAAAGATGCAAAGAAATGTATTGAATTGGATCCAAAAGTATACAAA GCTTATGtaagaattataaaatgttgCCTGATTTTGGGTGACATAGTTCAAGCTGAGACTACTTTATCTAAGTTATTAGAGATTGATCCCGAAAATAAAGGCATTACCACAGAGAAAAAAGACTTAGAATATGTGAAAAAATTTCTTAAAGATGCAGATGCTGCATATAATGCTAAAGATTATCGTAAG GTTGTATATTGTATGGATCGTTGCTGTGATGTGAGTAATCGTTGCACAAGATTTAAATTAACTAAAGCAGAATGTTTGGTATTCTTGGGGAGGTATCAGGAAGCACAGGAAATAGCAAA TGATATCTTACATCTTGATAAGCAAAATGCAGATGCTATATATGTTCGTGCTATGTGCCTATATTTCCAAGATAATATTGACAGAGCATTTGCACACTTCCAACAAGTACTTAGATTGGCTCCAGACCATGCTAAAGCATTAGAAATATATAAGCGAGctaagaatttgaaaaaaaaaaaggaagaaggaaatgcTGCTTATGAAATGGAACAATATTTGAAAGCATATCAATTATATACAGAAGCTTTGACTATAGATCCTCAAAATATAGTTACAAATGCAAAACTCCATTTTAATAAAGCAATGGTCGCAGCAAAg TTAAATCGATTAAATGAATCGGTAACAGAATGTACGGAAGCATTGAAACTCGATGAAAAGTATCTTAAAGCACTCTTGAGAAGAGCAGCTTCTTATATGGAGCTCAAAGAATATGAAAAAGCTGTTCGTGATCTTGAAAAAGCGTATAAAATGGATAAAAGTTCAG ATAACAAACGATTATTAATGGAAGCTAAGTTGGCATTAAAAAAATCAAAAAGGAAAGATTACTACAAAATTTTAGGTATTGATAAGAATGCATCTACTGATGATATCAAAAAAGCATATAGGAAACGAGCGATGGTACATCATCCTG ACCGACATCCTAACGCAAcggaaggagaaaagaaagaacaagaAAAGAAGTTTAAAGAAGTTGGAGAAGCCTATGGTATTCTATCTGATCCTAAGAAACGGTCGCGTTACGATAGTGGACACGACATTGATGATGCTGAAGGTGGATTCCAAG ATATCGATCCAAATGTAGTGTTTCAAACATTCTTTCAACATGATGGTTATCAATTTCGTACAGACGGTTATACTTTTCACTTTGGTTAA
- the LOC100651858 gene encoding eukaryotic translation initiation factor 3 subunit C: MSRFFATGSDSESDSASEEEQVQRAPTTAFTFSDEEEETKRVVRSTKEKRYEEIANLIKLIRNYKKIKDMSSMLSSFEDLMRAYQKALPVIAKEEGGQTPRFYIRCLVEMEDFINEVWEDREGRKNMSKNNSKSLTSLRQKLRKYNKDFEEDIAKFRENPDQDDDEEEEKPEEVIESEEEEDSAVPFKKAGSEASEPDTSKFKKSMADGEEGSESESDWGSSSDSESTSSEDEGQYQNIRERFIKKVTDKEEEEDKTKRKEQRKERKEKERKKKKDEDDEEGEWETVKGGVAIPSEKPKMFAKDAEINVAAVLKKLSEIIAARGKKRTDRREQIELLHELQSIADTHNLGPAVAVKIKFSIVSSIFDYNPKVSDAMKPEYWSKILERITEMLDMLLNTKDMVIAEVVSEDAEEYETPPYKIHGCVLTLVERLDEEFTKLLKECDPHSNEYVERLKDEKQVSMIIDKVQEYLERQGTVSELCRVYLRKIEHLYYKFDPNVLKQKEGELGLDVATSVQVMEKLCKYVYAHDGTDRLRTRAILSHVYHHALHDNWFQARDLILMSHLQETIQHSDPATQILYNRTIAHLGLCAFRHANIKDAHNCLVDLMVTGKVKELLAQGLLPQRQHERSKEQEKIEKQRQMPFHMHINLELLECVYLVSAMLIEIPYMAAHEFDARRRMISKTFYQQLRSSERQSLVGPPESMREHVVAAAKAMRNGNWLACNNFIINEKMNAKVWDLFYQADKVRDMLTRLIKEEALRTYLFTYSHVYDSISMPKLAEMFQLKRPVVHSIISKMIINEELMASLDDPTETVVMHRSEPSRLQSLALQLTDKVNNFVDSNERIFEMKQGNFFSRGNQGNFRDRQNYNRQGQDWGRQRRDRDRDRNREENRNY, translated from the exons ATGAGTCGTTTCTTTGCTACTGGATCAGATTCTGAATCTGATAGTGCTTCCGAAGAGGAGCAGGTTCAACGAGCACCAACTACAGCTTTCACG TTCagtgatgaagaagaagaaactaaGAGGGTTGTACGATCAACCaaagaaaaaagatacgaaGAGATTGCAAATCTCATCAAGCtcataagaaattataaaaagatcAAAGATATGAGCAGCATGTTGTCCA GTTTTGAGGATTTAATGCGTGCTTATCAAAAAGCTCTGCCTGTAATAGCAAAAGAAGAAGGTGGTCAAACACCACGTTTTTACATCAGATGTTTAGTAGAAATGGAAGATTTCATCAATGAAGTATGGGAAGATCGCGAGGGTCGTAAAAATATGTCAAAAAACAATTCAAAGTCATTGACTTCACTGCGTCAGAAACTTCGTAAATATAACAAAGATTTTGAAGAAGATATAGCAAAATTCAGAGAAAATCCAGATCAGGATGATGATGAGGAGGAGGAAAAAC CTGAGGAAGTTATAGAATCTGAGGAAGAGGAGGACAGTGCAGTTCCTTTCAAAAAGGCTGGATCAGAAGCAAGTGAACCAGATACTTCTAAATTTAAG AAAAGCATGGCTGATGGAGAAGAAGGTAGTGAAAGTGAATCTGACTGGGGTAGTTCTTCAGATAGTGAGAGTACAAGTAGTGAGGATGAAGGTcaatatcaaaatatacgtGAACGGTTTATCAAAAA AGTGACAgataaagaggaagaagaagataagACAAAACGAAAGGAACAGCGAAAGGAACGTAAagaaaaggaacgaaagaagaagaaagatgaagacgacgaagaaggTGAATGGGAAACTGTCAAAGGCGGTGTAGCCATTCCATCTGAAAAGCCGAAAATGTTTGCGAAGGATGCAGAAATTAATGTGGCTGCTGTCTTGAAGAAACTTTCTGAGATCATCGCGGCTCGCGGTAAAAAACGTACCGATCGAAGGGAACAAATTGAACTTTTACACGAACTGCAATCCATAGCCGATACTCATAATCTTGGACCAGCAGTAgctgtaaaaattaaattttctatcgtgTCCTCTATTTTCGATTATAACCCAAAAGTATCAGATGCAATGAAACCTGAATATTGGTCAAA AATATTAGAACGTATCACAGAAATGCTCGATATGCTTCTGAATACGAAAGATATGGTTATCGCTGAAGTGGTATCTGAGGATGCAGAAGAGTACGAAACTCCGCCTTATAAAATACATGGATGTGTGCTAACGTTAGTAGAACGTTTAGATGAAGAATTTACTAAGTTATTAAAGGAATGCGATCCACACAGTAATGAATATGTAGAaag GTTGAAAGATGAGAAACAAGTGTCCATGATAATAGATAAAGTTCAAGAATATTTAGAAAGGCAAGGCACAGTTTCTGAACTTTGCCGCGTATACCTACGTAAAATTGAACATctatattataaatttgatcCAAATGTTCTTAAACAAAAAGAA gGAGAACTTGGTCTAGACGTTGCAACATCTGTTCAAGTTATGGAGAAGCTTTGTAAATACGTTTATGCTCATGACGGGACAGACAGACTTAGAACTCGTGCGATTCTTTCTCATGTTTATCATCATGCTCTTCACGATAACTGGTTTCAAGCACGTGATCTTATTCTGATGTCTCATTTACAAGAAACCATTCAGCATTCCGATCCAGCTACACAA ATTTTATACAACAGAACTATTGCTCATTTGGGTTTATGTGCATTCCGTCACGCAAATATTAAAGACGCACACAATTGTTTAGTTGATTTAATGGTGACTGGTAAAGTAAAGGAACTTTTGGCACAAGGTCTTCTTCCTCAAAGACAACATGAACGCAGCAAAGAACAAGAAAAAATCGAAAAACAAAGGCAAATGCCATTCCATATGCATATCAATTTGGAACTCCTTGAGTGTGTTTATTTAGTTTCTGCCATGCTCATTGAAATTCCGTACATGGCTGCACATGAATTTGATGCGAGGAGAAGAATGATTTCCAAGACATTTTATCAACAGTTGAGATCAAGTGAACGTCAGTCTTTGGTTGGACCTCCAGAATCTATGAGAGAACACGTTGTCGCGGCGGCAAAAGCGATGCGCAATGGAAATTGGTTGGCttgcaataattttatcattaacGAAAAAATGAATGCTAAAGTGTGGGACCTCTTTTACCAAGCGGACAAAGTTCGTGACATGCTCACAAGATTAATCAAAGAAGAGGCTTTAAGAACGTACTTGTTCACGTATTCCCACGTCTATGATTCGATTTCTATGCCAAAATTGGCAGAGATGTTTCAACTGAAGCGACCTGTTGTTCATTCCATCATTAGTAAAATGATTATCAACGAGGAACTTATGGCCTCTTTAGATGATCCAACAGAAACGGTTGTGATGCATCGTAGCGAACCAAGTCGTTTACAATCTCTAGCATTGCAGCTTACCGATAAAGTAAACAACTTTGTCGATTCTAATGAACGTATTTTCGAAATGAAACAAG GAAACTTCTTCTCAAGAGGAAATCAAGGAAACTTCCGTGATAGGCAAAATTACAATCGACAGGGACAAGATTGGGGCCGTCAGAGACGGGACCGTGATCGGGATCGTAATCgagaagaaaatcgaaattattaa